A single Flavobacterium sp. 1 DNA region contains:
- a CDS encoding response regulator, with translation MLDLIMCVDDDPITLMLFKKIVEKASFAKEIVNAMNGEEAITFINAIATEDIKPQLIFLDLNMPVMGGWEFLDLFNNSHYYNSNNTKVIILTSTIDPEDIKKSKSYSNVIEFLSKPITVEMLNYLTSKIN, from the coding sequence ATGTTAGATTTAATTATGTGCGTCGATGACGACCCAATCACGTTAATGCTATTTAAAAAAATAGTAGAAAAAGCGTCTTTTGCAAAAGAAATAGTAAATGCAATGAATGGCGAGGAAGCCATTACATTTATCAACGCAATTGCCACCGAAGATATAAAGCCTCAATTAATTTTTTTGGACTTAAATATGCCTGTAATGGGTGGTTGGGAGTTTCTCGATTTATTCAACAACTCTCATTATTACAATTCAAACAACACCAAAGTCATCATTTTAACATCAACTATAGATCCGGAAGATATCAAAAAATCAAAGTCATACTCCAATGTTATTGAATTCTTATCCAAACCTATCACAGTTGAAATGTTAAATTACTTAACGTCAAAAATTAATTAG
- the rpsT gene encoding 30S ribosomal protein S20, with product MANHKSALKRIRSNEKRRVLNRYQHKTTRNAIKALRIATDKADATSKLSNVISMIDKLAKKNIIHDNKASNLKSKLTKHVAKL from the coding sequence ATGGCAAATCATAAGTCAGCTCTAAAAAGAATTAGAAGTAACGAAAAGAGAAGAGTATTAAATAGATACCAACATAAAACGACTCGTAATGCTATTAAAGCATTAAGAATTGCAACTGATAAGGCTGATGCGACTTCAAAATTGTCAAATGTAATTTCTATGATAGATAAATTAGCAAAGAAAAACATCATTCATGATAACAAAGCTTCAAACTTAAAGTCTAAGTTAACTAAACATGTTGCTAAATTATAA
- the proS gene encoding proline--tRNA ligase, translating to MSKNLTTRAEDYSKWYNELVVKADLAENSGVRGCMVIKPYGYAIWEKMQAELDRMFKETGHQNAYFPLFVPKSMFEAEEKNAEGFAKECAIVTHYRLKNDPDKPGKLMVDPNAKLEEELIVRPTSEAIIWSTYKGWVQSYRDLPLLINQWANVVRWEMRTRLFLRTAEFLWQEGHTAHATRAEAIEESEKMMNVYADFVENFMAIPVIKGLKTETERFAGAEETYCIEALMQDGKALQAGTSHFLGQNFAKAFDVKFANAEGKQEHVWGTSWGVSTRLMGALVMTHSDDQGLVLPPNLAPIQVVIVPIYKSDEQLDAISNEVDVLVKTLRKLNISVKFDNRTTQKPGFKFAEWELKGVPVRIAVGPKDLENGTFEVARRDTLTKEVVSKDSITTYIGDLLEQIQKDLFEKALNYRNTHITEVNSFDEFKEVLEGEGGFVSAHWDGTAETEEKIKELTKATIRCIPLDRVEQAGSCVFTGNSSIGRVLFAKAY from the coding sequence ATGAGCAAGAACCTTACAACAAGAGCAGAAGATTATTCAAAATGGTACAATGAGTTGGTTGTTAAGGCCGATTTAGCAGAGAATTCAGGGGTTAGAGGTTGTATGGTAATAAAACCTTATGGGTATGCTATATGGGAAAAAATGCAAGCTGAACTTGATAGAATGTTTAAAGAGACAGGACATCAAAATGCATATTTCCCGTTATTTGTTCCCAAAAGTATGTTTGAGGCAGAAGAGAAAAATGCAGAAGGTTTTGCAAAAGAATGTGCTATAGTTACCCATTATAGATTAAAGAATGATCCTGATAAACCAGGAAAATTAATGGTGGATCCAAATGCAAAACTGGAAGAGGAATTAATTGTACGTCCTACAAGTGAAGCTATTATTTGGTCTACTTATAAAGGATGGGTACAGTCTTATAGAGATTTACCTTTGTTAATAAACCAATGGGCCAATGTGGTGCGTTGGGAAATGAGAACTCGTTTGTTCTTGAGAACAGCTGAGTTTTTATGGCAAGAAGGGCATACAGCACATGCAACTAGAGCAGAAGCAATAGAAGAATCAGAGAAAATGATGAATGTATACGCTGATTTTGTTGAGAATTTCATGGCTATTCCAGTTATAAAAGGATTGAAAACAGAAACAGAACGTTTTGCAGGTGCTGAAGAAACGTATTGTATCGAAGCTTTGATGCAGGACGGTAAAGCATTGCAGGCAGGAACTTCACACTTTTTAGGACAAAATTTTGCTAAAGCTTTTGATGTAAAGTTCGCTAATGCCGAAGGTAAACAAGAGCATGTTTGGGGTACTTCATGGGGGGTTTCAACACGATTGATGGGAGCGTTGGTTATGACGCATTCTGATGATCAGGGATTGGTATTGCCTCCTAATTTGGCGCCAATACAAGTTGTTATTGTTCCCATATATAAGAGTGATGAACAATTAGACGCAATTTCGAATGAAGTGGATGTTTTGGTTAAGACTCTAAGAAAATTAAATATCTCAGTTAAATTTGATAACAGAACAACTCAGAAACCAGGATTTAAATTTGCTGAATGGGAATTAAAAGGAGTTCCAGTCCGAATTGCTGTTGGTCCAAAAGATTTAGAAAACGGAACTTTTGAAGTAGCAAGAAGAGATACTTTAACAAAAGAAGTGGTGTCCAAAGACAGTATCACAACTTATATCGGCGATTTATTGGAGCAGATTCAAAAAGATTTATTCGAAAAAGCATTAAATTATAGAAATACTCATATTACTGAAGTCAATAGTTTTGATGAATTTAAGGAGGTTTTAGAAGGTGAAGGAGGCTTTGTTTCAGCACATTGGGATGGTACTGCGGAGACCGAAGAGAAAATAAAAGAATTGACAAAAGCAACGATAAGATGTATTCCTTTGGATAGAGTAGAACAGGCGGGAAGCTGTGTGTTTACTGGGAATTCTTCTATTGGAAGGGTACTCTTTGCGAAGGCATATTAA
- a CDS encoding N-acetylmuramoyl-L-alanine amidase, protein MTKTICCLILVLLIASCGTINPHKSSEKVYNEQIKSLKETIAAKEAIPLKSEPFVVIDSIAYRYNNQLLNYKDTLSKTETKILQNGIASEWIGTVNFNLRKPNFIIIHHTAQDSVQQTLKTFTLKDTKVSAHYVIARDGKVIHMLNDYLRAWHAGNGSWGKNTDINSSSIGIELDNNGSEPFSDLQINTLLALLTKLKKDYNIPAQNIIGHADIAPTRKKDPSALFPWKLLAVNGFGVWPEDELPCPPPEFNVEQGLQVIGYDTKNLSAAVIAFKLHFIQTEVNDILDEKTISTIYSVYKK, encoded by the coding sequence ATGACAAAAACCATTTGCTGTCTCATTCTAGTTCTTTTAATTGCTTCATGTGGCACAATAAATCCTCACAAATCAAGCGAAAAAGTCTATAATGAACAAATAAAATCCTTAAAAGAAACCATTGCCGCAAAAGAAGCCATACCTCTAAAAAGCGAACCTTTTGTTGTGATTGACAGTATTGCTTATAGATACAATAACCAATTGCTCAATTATAAAGACACACTTTCTAAAACTGAGACTAAGATTTTACAAAACGGCATTGCCTCTGAATGGATAGGTACGGTTAATTTTAATTTAAGAAAGCCAAACTTTATTATTATTCATCATACAGCACAGGATTCTGTACAGCAAACTTTAAAAACTTTTACTTTAAAAGACACCAAAGTAAGTGCTCATTATGTGATTGCGAGAGACGGAAAAGTAATTCATATGCTCAATGATTACCTAAGAGCTTGGCATGCTGGGAACGGATCATGGGGTAAAAATACTGACATTAACTCCAGTTCTATTGGAATTGAATTGGACAATAATGGTTCTGAGCCTTTTTCAGATTTACAAATCAATACCCTATTGGCTCTTTTGACTAAATTAAAAAAAGATTATAACATTCCGGCACAAAACATAATCGGGCATGCCGATATTGCACCTACAAGAAAGAAAGACCCAAGCGCTTTATTTCCTTGGAAACTTTTAGCAGTAAATGGTTTTGGTGTTTGGCCAGAAGATGAGCTTCCTTGTCCTCCGCCTGAATTCAATGTAGAACAAGGTTTACAAGTAATAGGTTACGATACTAAAAATCTTTCAGCTGCTGTCATAGCTTTTAAACTTCATTTCATACAGACAGAAGTTAATGATATTTTGGACGAAAAAACAATTAGCACTATCTATTCTGTTTACAAAAAATAG
- a CDS encoding outer membrane beta-barrel protein, with translation MKKVLAVLVLALTTSISFAQDAPESTPLEITGSGDLYYKYDFAKTQNIKTSFGTDQNSVSLGMLDIAFKKSIKKVSFVGEVSFGPRGQYQSIPNGDGTDVNSFHIQNLYATYAVSDKFSFTAGYMGTFIGYEVISPLGNFAYSTSYLFTNGPFQNAGVKANYKISDKFGAMIGIFNDSWNSYKADPVKGLNAVGGQLSFATEGVSAYLNFMDGSVSGTIVDLTATFQLSKKFKLGLNAADFSNEGDVGYTGAAIYPSYALTDAFALGLRAEYFKSKAGSLDTDVTAFTLSGNYKVSGLTIIPEFRFDNNSDDVMFVDSNLAPTSSATQVLLAVVYGF, from the coding sequence ATGAAAAAAGTATTAGCAGTTTTAGTGTTAGCCTTAACAACGAGTATTTCATTTGCACAAGATGCACCAGAATCTACACCATTAGAGATTACAGGTTCTGGAGATTTATATTATAAGTATGATTTTGCAAAAACACAAAATATTAAAACAAGCTTTGGAACAGACCAGAATTCGGTTTCTTTGGGGATGCTGGATATTGCTTTTAAGAAAAGTATAAAGAAAGTGTCTTTTGTTGGTGAAGTTTCTTTTGGACCAAGAGGACAATATCAATCAATACCAAACGGTGACGGAACTGATGTAAATTCATTCCATATTCAAAATTTATATGCGACTTATGCAGTTTCAGATAAGTTTAGTTTTACTGCGGGTTATATGGGAACTTTTATTGGTTATGAGGTGATTTCTCCATTAGGTAATTTTGCCTATTCAACTTCTTATTTATTTACCAACGGCCCATTCCAAAATGCAGGTGTTAAAGCAAATTATAAAATATCAGACAAATTTGGGGCAATGATAGGTATATTTAATGACTCTTGGAATTCATACAAAGCGGATCCAGTAAAAGGATTGAATGCTGTAGGCGGACAATTGTCTTTTGCAACAGAAGGAGTTAGTGCCTACCTAAATTTCATGGATGGTTCAGTAAGCGGTACTATTGTAGATTTGACTGCAACATTCCAACTTAGTAAAAAATTCAAATTAGGTTTAAATGCTGCTGATTTTTCAAACGAGGGAGATGTAGGTTATACAGGAGCGGCTATTTATCCATCTTATGCTCTTACTGATGCTTTTGCTTTGGGATTACGTGCAGAATATTTTAAATCGAAAGCAGGTTCTTTGGATACAGATGTAACTGCTTTTACTTTGTCAGGAAATTATAAAGTAAGTGGTTTGACTATTATTCCAGAGTTTAGATTTGATAATAATTCAGATGATGTTATGTTCGTTGATTCGAATTTAGCTCCAACTAGTTCTGCTACTCAAGTGCTTTTAGCTGTAGTTTACGGATTCTAG
- the rimO gene encoding 30S ribosomal protein S12 methylthiotransferase RimO has product MRTKSLKKNKINVITLGCSKNVYDSEVLMGQLKASGKDVTHEAKAEDEGNIIVINTCGFIDNAKAESVNMILEYADKKEKGLVDKVFVTGCLSERYRPDLEKEIPNVDQYFGTTELPALLKALGADYKHELLGERLTTTPKNYAYLKISEGCDRPCSFCAIPLMRGKNVSQTIEKLVKEAEGLARDGVKELILIAQDLTYYGLDLYKKRALGELLEALVKVEGIEWIRLHYAFPTGFPMDVLEIMKREPKICNYIDIPLQHIADSVLKSMRRGTTQEKTTQLLKDFRAAVPGMAIRTTLIVGYPGETQEDFNILKDFVQEMKFDRMGCFAYSHEENTHAFLLEDDVPADVKQDRANEIMELQSQISWDLNQEKVGKTFRCIIDRKEGGHFVGRTEFDSPDVDNEVLIDAAKHYVKTGDFAMIKIIEATEFDLYGEPV; this is encoded by the coding sequence ATGAGAACGAAGTCTTTAAAAAAGAACAAAATAAATGTGATCACGCTAGGGTGTTCTAAAAATGTATATGACAGTGAAGTGCTGATGGGACAGCTTAAGGCCAGTGGCAAAGATGTGACTCATGAAGCCAAAGCCGAAGATGAAGGAAATATTATCGTGATAAATACCTGTGGTTTTATTGACAATGCCAAGGCAGAATCGGTAAACATGATATTGGAATATGCTGATAAAAAAGAAAAAGGACTTGTAGACAAAGTTTTTGTAACTGGATGTTTATCTGAAAGATACAGACCCGATTTAGAAAAAGAGATTCCGAATGTGGACCAATATTTTGGAACAACTGAATTACCTGCTTTATTAAAAGCTTTGGGTGCCGATTATAAGCATGAATTACTGGGAGAACGTTTGACAACAACTCCTAAAAATTATGCTTATTTGAAAATTTCGGAAGGCTGTGACAGACCATGCAGTTTTTGCGCAATCCCGTTAATGAGAGGAAAAAACGTTTCCCAAACTATTGAAAAATTAGTCAAAGAAGCTGAAGGATTAGCTCGTGACGGTGTAAAAGAATTGATTTTGATTGCTCAAGACTTAACCTATTATGGTCTTGACTTATATAAAAAACGTGCACTTGGAGAATTGCTTGAAGCGTTGGTAAAAGTAGAAGGTATTGAGTGGATTCGTTTGCACTACGCCTTCCCTACCGGATTCCCGATGGATGTGCTTGAAATCATGAAACGCGAACCTAAGATTTGTAATTATATTGATATTCCGCTGCAGCACATTGCAGATTCTGTTTTGAAATCGATGCGCCGCGGTACTACTCAAGAAAAAACTACACAACTATTAAAAGACTTTAGGGCAGCAGTTCCCGGAATGGCTATCCGCACGACTTTGATTGTGGGTTATCCTGGAGAAACACAAGAAGATTTCAATATTCTGAAAGATTTTGTGCAAGAAATGAAGTTCGACAGAATGGGCTGTTTTGCCTATTCGCATGAAGAAAATACACATGCTTTTTTACTGGAAGACGATGTTCCTGCAGATGTAAAACAAGATCGCGCTAACGAAATTATGGAACTGCAATCTCAAATTTCATGGGATTTGAACCAAGAAAAAGTTGGAAAAACTTTCAGATGTATTATCGACAGAAAAGAAGGCGGTCATTTTGTGGGCAGAACCGAGTTTGACAGCCCTGATGTTGATAATGAAGTATTAATTGACGCTGCAAAACACTATGTAAAAACTGGTGATTTTGCAATGATCAAAATTATTGAAGCAACAGAATTTGATTTATACGGAGAACCAGTTTAA
- a CDS encoding DegT/DnrJ/EryC1/StrS aminotransferase family protein, producing MIKPKIWLSSPHMGGSELSYIHDAFDSNWIAPFGANITGFEHDLEKYLSNGVFVTVLSSATAAIHLGLILLDVKPGDTVICQSFTFAASANPILYQGAIPIFIDSEEETWNLCPIALENAIVDTIYKGQIPKAIITVHLYGVPYKIDEIRAVADKYNIPILEDSAEALGSSYRGQKCGTFGDISVFSFNGNKIITTSGGGAIVTSNHKQKKKIQFLASQSKDKAPHYQHSELGFNYQMSNICAGIGRGQMKVLDEHIFLRRAMHNFYASLFENIPGITVFTTTDPDYFSNYWLTSILVNPAETKNGINKETIRLTLLDSNIECRSLWKPMHLQPLYKNYPFYGEKIAETLFENGLSLPSGSNLTDSDKDRIRTCLLNLLS from the coding sequence ATGATCAAACCAAAAATATGGTTATCCTCTCCACACATGGGAGGTTCCGAACTTAGCTACATACACGATGCTTTTGATTCCAACTGGATTGCTCCATTTGGGGCAAACATAACCGGATTCGAACATGATTTAGAAAAATACCTGTCCAATGGCGTTTTTGTAACAGTTCTGAGTTCGGCAACTGCAGCCATTCATTTAGGCTTAATACTCTTAGATGTAAAACCTGGCGACACAGTAATTTGTCAATCCTTTACATTCGCAGCATCAGCCAACCCTATTTTATATCAAGGAGCAATTCCCATTTTTATTGACAGCGAAGAAGAAACCTGGAATCTTTGTCCTATAGCTTTAGAAAATGCTATTGTGGATACAATTTACAAAGGCCAGATTCCAAAAGCAATAATCACGGTTCATTTATACGGAGTTCCCTATAAAATAGACGAGATTAGAGCCGTTGCCGACAAATACAACATTCCTATACTTGAAGACAGTGCCGAAGCTTTAGGAAGCAGTTACAGAGGACAAAAATGCGGTACTTTTGGGGACATCAGCGTTTTTTCATTTAATGGAAATAAAATTATAACTACCTCTGGAGGCGGAGCTATTGTAACTTCAAACCATAAACAAAAGAAAAAAATACAGTTTCTTGCCTCGCAGTCCAAAGACAAAGCACCGCATTACCAGCACAGCGAACTGGGTTTTAATTATCAGATGAGCAATATTTGTGCAGGTATTGGCCGCGGTCAAATGAAAGTCCTTGATGAGCATATTTTCCTGCGAAGAGCTATGCATAATTTTTATGCATCACTTTTTGAAAACATACCTGGAATTACCGTTTTTACAACAACAGATCCAGACTATTTTTCTAATTATTGGCTCACATCAATACTAGTAAATCCTGCAGAAACCAAAAATGGAATCAACAAAGAAACCATCCGATTGACTTTATTAGATTCAAATATAGAATGCAGGTCTTTATGGAAACCCATGCATCTTCAGCCATTGTATAAAAATTACCCTTTTTATGGCGAAAAAATTGCCGAAACATTGTTTGAGAACGGACTGAGTCTGCCTTCAGGATCTAATTTAACTGATTCTGATAAAGACCGTATCCGAACCTGTTTATTAAATTTATTGAGCTAA
- a CDS encoding PAS domain-containing sensor histidine kinase codes for MKDRTIQTTLTYTLIGLFIAIISYKLAKHYSLYLNIYTFSFIKDIFFIITTALLFRYILYKNSKRYTEIYKNLKHTNGKLKESNEKYDIVAKATSDTIWDWKIPEDNFTWNKGIEVIYGYNQSQVINNSKWWFDNIHPEDSIKMSIKLYSFLEQKTEKWQDQYRFKCADNKYKYVLDRGFILKDENGKAIRMIGAIQDITKQKEEENRLKLLETVFTEARDSIIITQATSDNHQIPKIVFANPAFSKMSGYEHSRIIGKSPNFFMGKNSDPHQIEKLTQAIKNRKECFLEIILYKKDHSEYWVSLSFIPVYNLEQDLSHWISIQRDITEEKKLEKEKEILIRELTRNNKDLKQFSYITSHNLRAPLSNLTGLLNLIDHVLIENEDLEEIINGFKTSTHLLNETVNDLSKAITIKDSSAIQNEELQIQDTFKNILNQLKLDIETIKPTINISYGNVSKINTNKVYLESILLNLFTNSLKFRSKNRDLIIDIAISEADQIISISFKDNGIGIDLERHKNKIFGLYQRFHDYPDSKGLGLFLVKSQIETMGGTITIQSEVEKGTEFTLTLKSF; via the coding sequence ATGAAAGACAGGACTATTCAAACAACTTTAACTTATACACTAATTGGGCTATTTATTGCTATTATTAGCTATAAATTAGCAAAACATTATTCCCTCTATTTAAATATCTATACTTTTAGTTTCATTAAAGACATCTTTTTCATAATAACTACAGCTCTTCTTTTTAGATACATCTTATACAAAAACAGCAAAAGATATACAGAAATATACAAAAACCTCAAACATACCAACGGCAAACTAAAAGAGTCTAACGAAAAATACGATATCGTTGCAAAAGCAACCAGCGATACGATTTGGGACTGGAAGATACCAGAAGACAATTTCACTTGGAACAAAGGCATCGAAGTAATATACGGCTACAATCAAAGTCAAGTAATTAATAATTCCAAATGGTGGTTTGACAATATACATCCAGAAGACAGCATAAAAATGTCCATCAAACTCTATTCATTTCTTGAACAAAAGACTGAAAAATGGCAAGACCAGTACCGTTTTAAATGTGCAGACAATAAATACAAATATGTATTAGACAGAGGCTTTATTTTAAAAGACGAAAACGGAAAAGCTATTCGGATGATCGGTGCCATCCAAGATATCACCAAACAAAAAGAGGAAGAAAACCGTTTAAAACTGCTTGAAACTGTCTTTACCGAAGCTCGAGATTCAATCATTATCACGCAGGCAACTTCTGATAATCACCAAATACCCAAAATAGTTTTTGCAAATCCTGCATTCAGCAAAATGTCAGGCTATGAACATTCCAGAATTATAGGGAAATCTCCAAATTTTTTCATGGGGAAAAATTCAGATCCTCACCAAATCGAAAAACTAACACAAGCCATAAAAAACAGAAAAGAATGTTTTCTTGAAATTATTCTCTATAAAAAAGACCATTCAGAATATTGGGTGAGCCTTTCATTCATCCCCGTATACAATCTGGAACAGGATCTGTCTCACTGGATTTCCATCCAGAGAGACATTACTGAAGAAAAAAAATTAGAGAAAGAAAAAGAAATACTCATCCGGGAATTAACACGCAACAACAAAGATTTAAAACAATTTTCATACATTACATCTCACAACTTAAGAGCTCCATTATCAAATTTAACGGGCTTATTAAATTTAATCGACCATGTCTTAATTGAAAATGAGGATTTAGAAGAAATCATAAATGGCTTCAAAACATCTACCCACCTTCTAAATGAGACAGTCAATGACTTATCCAAAGCAATCACTATAAAGGACAGCTCTGCCATACAAAATGAAGAGTTACAAATACAGGATACCTTCAAAAACATTCTCAACCAGCTAAAACTAGACATCGAAACCATAAAACCAACAATAAACATCAGCTATGGAAACGTTTCAAAAATAAACACTAACAAAGTCTATCTCGAAAGCATCTTACTCAACTTATTCACTAATTCTCTTAAATTCAGATCAAAAAACAGAGATTTAATTATTGATATTGCTATTTCAGAAGCTGATCAAATAATTTCGATCAGTTTCAAAGATAATGGCATCGGAATAGACTTAGAAAGACACAAAAACAAAATATTTGGTCTCTATCAGAGATTTCACGATTACCCGGACAGTAAAGGGTTAGGACTATTTTTAGTTAAGTCCCAAATAGAAACCATGGGTGGCACAATAACCATTCAGAGTGAAGTCGAAAAAGGAACTGAATTTACACTAACGCTTAAATCTTTTTAA
- a CDS encoding OmpP1/FadL family transporter, with translation MKKNLLLFLAAGLTFSTVQSQEMKDAMRYAQSELQGTARFTSMSGAFGALGGDLSSININPAGSAVFNNNQFAATMGSYDVDNDSKYFGGSTSSGQNNFDINQAGGVFVFKTRDPDNDLRKISFSINYENTNNYDNSLFSAGVNPIHSIDEYFLSYANTNDVSLGLITNNNYADLDNGPQQAYLGYWGFVINPVSDTDTNTLYTSNVRSGGNYYHENSTYSSGHNGKLIFNSAIQIKDFLYIGLNLNSHFTDYVQNSTFYESNNNSLDSNYEVSSLNFSNNLHTYGSGFSFQAGAIAKLTNEIRLGFAYESPTWYNLKDEFSQRLSTVITNNANSMPKVVDPLTTNYYAPYDLQTPGSLTGSFSYVFGKTGLISVDYKYKDYSQTQFGPENDPYFRGLNNAMHNALGSSNEIRAGAEYRIQNLKLRGGYRFEGSPYNDSVTIGDLNSFSGGLGYSFGVIKLDFSYVHTHSTSQEQFFSQGFTERARINTYKNNFTMTFTFEM, from the coding sequence ATGAAAAAGAACCTTTTGTTATTTTTAGCAGCAGGATTAACATTCTCTACAGTACAATCACAAGAAATGAAAGACGCTATGCGTTATGCTCAAAGCGAACTGCAAGGAACCGCTCGATTTACATCCATGAGCGGTGCTTTTGGAGCATTAGGAGGCGATTTATCATCCATAAATATAAACCCTGCGGGATCAGCCGTTTTTAACAATAATCAATTTGCCGCGACAATGGGAAGTTATGATGTTGATAATGACTCCAAATATTTTGGCGGTTCTACTTCATCAGGTCAGAATAATTTCGATATTAATCAAGCGGGAGGTGTTTTTGTTTTTAAGACTAGAGATCCTGATAATGATTTGAGAAAAATTTCTTTCTCTATTAATTATGAGAACACTAATAATTACGACAACTCATTATTCTCTGCAGGAGTAAATCCAATTCATTCAATAGACGAATATTTTTTAAGCTATGCCAATACCAACGATGTTTCGTTAGGACTTATAACAAATAATAATTATGCCGACCTAGATAATGGTCCACAACAAGCCTATCTGGGATATTGGGGATTTGTTATAAATCCTGTTTCCGACACTGACACTAATACTTTATATACTTCAAATGTTCGATCTGGAGGAAATTATTATCATGAAAACAGTACTTACTCCAGCGGTCATAACGGAAAACTGATTTTCAACAGTGCTATTCAGATTAAAGACTTCTTGTATATTGGATTAAACTTAAATTCTCATTTTACGGATTATGTACAAAACTCAACCTTTTATGAATCCAATAATAATTCCTTGGATTCAAATTATGAGGTCAGCAGTTTAAATTTTTCAAACAATCTTCATACTTACGGCTCAGGATTTTCGTTCCAAGCAGGAGCAATTGCAAAATTAACTAATGAAATACGTCTGGGTTTTGCTTATGAATCGCCAACATGGTACAATTTGAAAGATGAATTTTCACAAAGATTATCCACTGTTATAACCAACAATGCAAACTCAATGCCTAAGGTAGTAGATCCTCTTACTACAAATTATTATGCACCTTATGATCTGCAGACCCCAGGCAGTCTGACTGGAAGTTTTTCTTATGTTTTTGGAAAAACGGGATTAATCAGTGTGGATTATAAATACAAAGATTACAGTCAAACTCAATTTGGCCCCGAAAACGATCCTTATTTTAGAGGTTTAAATAATGCTATGCATAATGCTTTAGGAAGTTCTAACGAAATAAGAGCTGGTGCCGAATACAGAATACAAAATTTAAAGCTACGAGGCGGTTACCGGTTTGAAGGAAGTCCTTATAATGACTCAGTAACCATCGGAGATTTAAATAGTTTTTCGGGTGGTTTGGGTTATAGTTTCGGAGTTATTAAACTTGATTTTTCTTATGTTCATACTCATTCTACATCGCAAGAACAGTTTTTCTCACAAGGATTTACGGAAAGAGCCAGAATCAACACTTATAAAAACAATTTTACAATGACTTTTACATTCGAAATGTAA